A region of Haliotis asinina isolate JCU_RB_2024 chromosome 9, JCU_Hal_asi_v2, whole genome shotgun sequence DNA encodes the following proteins:
- the LOC137297335 gene encoding hepatitis A virus cellular receptor 1-like yields the protein MVRNTLTKTITTVFHLTITTFLTTPTIPPYPPDPLPSSYPLPRPPPLHPPYPILPPYSLPRPHPPTLPTTPTISTTPTIPPTPTIPTIPPTPTILPTPTIPTTPTIPTTPTFPTTPTSPTTPYIPTTPPPPSYTHHPHYTHLPHYTHLPHYTHLPHYTHHPNYTHLPHYTHHPHHTHLPHYIHHPHHTHLPHYTHHPHYTHHPHHTHLPHYTHHPHYTHLPHYTHLPHYTHLPHYTHLPHYTLPSTSTHTTTVFSSYSFTRMTF from the coding sequence ATGGTCCGAAACACTCTCACCAAAACAATCACAACAGTCTTTCatctcaccatcaccacctttCTCACTACACCAACCATCCCACCATACCCACCTGACCCACTACCCTCATCATACCCCCTACCCAGACCACCCCCTCTACACCCACCTTACCCAATACTCCCACCATACTCCCTACCCagaccccacccacccaccttaCCCACTACACCCACTATTTCCACTACACCCACCATCCCCCCTACACCCACCATCCCCACCATACCCCCTACACCCACTATCCTCCCTACACCCACCATCCCCACTACACCCACCATCCCCACTACACCCACCTTCCCCACTACACCCACCTCCCCCACTACACCCTACATCCCcactacccccccccccccgagcTACACCCACCATCCCCACTACACCCATCTCCCCCACTACACCCACCTCCCACACTACACCCACCTCCCACACTACACCCACCATCCCAACTACACCCACCTTCCCCACTACACCCACCATCCCCACCACACCCACCTtccccactacatccaccatccCCACCACACCCACCTTCCTCACTACACCCACCATCCCCACTACACCCACCATCCCCACCACACCCACCTTCCCCACTACACCCACCATCCCCACTACACCCACCTTCCCCACTATACCCACCTTCCCCACTACACCCACCTTCCCCACTACACCCACCTTCCTCACTACACTCTCCCTTCAACATCCACCCACACTACAACAGTTTTCTCCTCGTACTCCTTTACTCGAATGAcgttttga